A genomic segment from Leptospira congkakensis encodes:
- a CDS encoding lipoprotein LipL71, which yields MLRKKKTAVFLSGLVLFSIGFVNCAQELPKKELELAKSQVERAERLSAEEYAPEEYSEAKKSLISANEFASQENASDSKKSADYAISKAYDALEKTLPKLAAKSREEAVASIDAADEAYASEYTPEEFKKAVTARDAGETKLAQADASLASYLREDKDETAKELKRTVALQEYEDAHNHFAEASKISQDAKKVALDRSGSVRQSADEVDAVLEKAYTYSKGGNPAIDEEKARVASAREDIEAGRLKTADEKIKAARLASASLLANAVKDHAKNRNVQAREVVEDANARFGELSAETYLKSNAKESYASTQENLGASNESLQASGNLLEQEKFDDSIAQSEEAIRLAEISIDQIETLKGKNTVAKKDRKTTEPDTTTTATKTEETNDKASSSQVEELSGGWKRYTVEKSNPTDCLWRIADREDIYNDAKLWPRIFEANRKSIRNKNLIYPKQKLNIPPKTGKIGTAPKE from the coding sequence ATGTTAAGAAAGAAAAAGACAGCAGTCTTTCTCTCTGGATTGGTATTGTTTTCCATTGGATTTGTTAATTGTGCACAAGAATTGCCAAAGAAAGAACTTGAATTAGCAAAATCACAAGTAGAAAGAGCGGAAAGACTTTCTGCAGAAGAGTATGCTCCTGAAGAATATTCAGAAGCCAAAAAAAGTCTCATCTCTGCTAACGAATTTGCATCTCAAGAAAATGCATCTGATTCTAAAAAAAGTGCAGATTATGCAATTTCTAAAGCTTACGACGCATTAGAAAAAACTTTACCAAAGCTTGCTGCAAAGTCTCGTGAAGAAGCGGTTGCTTCTATCGATGCGGCTGACGAAGCATATGCTTCCGAATACACTCCTGAAGAATTTAAAAAAGCTGTGACTGCGCGTGATGCTGGTGAAACCAAATTGGCACAAGCAGATGCGAGCCTTGCTTCTTACCTTCGTGAAGACAAAGACGAAACAGCAAAAGAATTAAAACGCACAGTAGCTTTGCAAGAGTATGAAGATGCTCACAATCATTTTGCGGAAGCTTCCAAAATCAGCCAGGATGCAAAAAAAGTGGCTCTAGACAGATCGGGATCTGTTCGTCAATCCGCTGATGAAGTAGATGCAGTATTAGAAAAAGCTTATACATATTCCAAAGGTGGAAATCCTGCCATCGATGAAGAAAAAGCAAGAGTGGCTTCTGCTCGTGAAGACATCGAAGCTGGTCGTTTGAAAACTGCTGATGAAAAAATTAAAGCAGCTCGTTTGGCATCTGCTTCTCTACTTGCAAATGCAGTCAAAGACCATGCAAAGAACCGCAATGTTCAAGCTCGTGAAGTTGTAGAAGATGCAAACGCACGTTTTGGTGAATTGAGTGCTGAAACTTACCTCAAGTCTAACGCAAAAGAATCTTATGCAAGCACTCAAGAAAACCTAGGTGCCTCCAATGAATCTTTACAAGCTTCTGGAAACCTTTTAGAACAAGAAAAATTTGATGATTCGATTGCTCAATCAGAAGAAGCCATCCGACTAGCAGAAATTTCTATTGATCAAATTGAAACTTTGAAAGGTAAAAATACAGTAGCGAAAAAAGATCGCAAAACTACAGAACCTGATACAACAACTACTGCCACTAAAACTGAAGAAACAAACGATAAAGCAAGTTCCTCTCAAGTGGAAGAACTTTCTGGTGGTTGGAAAAGATATACTGTAGAAAAATCAAATCCTACAGATTGCCTTTGGAGAATTGCGGATAGAGAAGACATCTACAACGATGCAAAACTTTGGCCAAGAATTTTTGAAGCCAATCGTAAATCGATTCGCAACAAAAACCTGATTTATCCAAAACAAAAATTGAATATCCCTCCTAAAACAGGGAAAATCGGAACTGCCCCTAAGGAGTAA
- the nadC gene encoding carboxylating nicotinate-nucleotide diphosphorylase — MTRGYTTPVTEISEKDFEALVSLALTEDLPAGDITTDSLFDSNEICKAELLAKEEGVLCGLAVLPCLISLTKANVKWKPVLSDGATLSKGTIIGGLEGSLKDILKMERILLNFIQYLSGIATNASKVTKEFPNLLILDTRKTLPGYRKLAKYAVYTGGGANHRLNLSEMAMLKDNHIAKAGSIQSAVQIVRNANPGKKIELEIDGLSQLSEAITSNPDIILLDNFSDSDTEKAIEIIKGKSPQIRIECSGGITPEKLKFLSKFQDIGVSMGYLTHTVKFLDISLDIK; from the coding sequence ATGACTCGAGGATACACAACACCTGTCACTGAAATTTCGGAAAAGGACTTTGAGGCATTAGTAAGTCTCGCATTAACCGAAGATTTGCCTGCCGGAGACATCACTACAGATTCTCTATTTGACTCTAATGAAATCTGCAAAGCGGAATTACTAGCCAAGGAAGAAGGTGTTTTGTGTGGACTTGCTGTACTACCTTGTCTCATCTCCCTCACGAAGGCAAATGTGAAATGGAAACCCGTTTTATCTGATGGAGCAACTCTTTCCAAAGGAACCATCATTGGTGGTTTGGAAGGTTCCTTGAAAGATATTTTAAAAATGGAACGGATTCTTTTAAATTTTATCCAGTACCTTTCTGGAATAGCAACAAATGCAAGTAAGGTGACAAAAGAATTCCCTAATCTTCTTATTTTAGATACTAGAAAAACATTACCTGGATATCGAAAACTTGCAAAGTATGCTGTCTATACGGGTGGGGGAGCCAACCACCGATTGAATTTGTCTGAGATGGCAATGTTAAAAGATAATCATATAGCAAAAGCAGGATCCATCCAGTCGGCTGTACAAATTGTTCGAAATGCTAATCCAGGGAAAAAAATAGAACTAGAAATTGATGGCCTATCACAACTTAGTGAAGCTATCACATCAAATCCTGATATTATTTTGTTAGATAATTTTTCTGATTCGGATACCGAAAAAGCAATAGAAATCATTAAGGGGAAATCACCACAAATTCGTATCGAATGTTCCGGTGGAATCACTCCAGAAAAATTAAAGTTTCTATCTAAATTTCAAGACATTGGTGTGAGTATGGGTTATTTAACTCATACTGTAAAATTTTTAGATATAAGTTTGGATATTAAATAA
- a CDS encoding RelA/SpoT family protein, which produces MGLYQDIKDKQELFEAVQKRLGPEKATLIEKAYAIADKMHSGQKRLSGEPYIIHPMNVASVLDELGLDERAIAAGLLHDVVEDTSYSKEDMTREFGEDIAALVEGVTKISEIKSQSKETEAAENIRKMLLATIKDVRVMLIKLADKTHNVRTLKFQPEEKQKRIAKEVLALYAPIAGRLGVYKVKFELEDLAFQSLHPEEYQEIKKRVSAKKSERDEYIEKIKIILKQRLAEISIDARIDGRAKHFYSIYRKMVTKEKSFSEIFDLRAVRIITNEIKDCYGVLGIVHTLWTPIPGRFKDYIATPKTNLYQSLHTTVFGPDGRPMEVQIRTKDMNAIAENGVAAHWAYKESTNLSKTSVILQNGVENAFRMKWLEILKSWQDPSLDSKEFMEELQYDLHEDEVFVFTPKGEIIEMPKGATVLDYAFRIHTDVGLHARGGKVNGRMVTLRTELKSGDQVEIITEKSSKPSPIWLRIVKTSGARQKLRAYFRKLQEDSQRETIGSVLEASTPAIDENTIKEIKKVKIKKTNKSNQHQEESKEFGISVAGWNDVPVRVASCCTPIPGDEIIGFITRGRGVSVHKKDCTTANKQLEWMKTIPVRWEGPGEPIPIQIEVRAKDVQGIYLSMVESISSTETNILEAGASSHPNGTLTAKFMLEVDHLDQLKEILENLRMIQGVVFAERVKK; this is translated from the coding sequence ATGGGATTATACCAAGACATAAAGGATAAACAGGAGTTATTCGAAGCAGTTCAAAAAAGACTCGGACCAGAAAAAGCCACATTAATAGAAAAGGCATATGCTATTGCAGATAAAATGCATTCGGGGCAAAAACGTTTGTCTGGCGAACCGTATATCATTCATCCCATGAACGTAGCCTCCGTTTTGGATGAACTTGGATTGGATGAAAGAGCCATTGCCGCCGGTCTTTTGCATGATGTTGTGGAAGACACAAGTTATAGTAAAGAAGATATGACTCGTGAATTTGGTGAGGATATAGCAGCACTTGTTGAAGGTGTAACCAAAATTTCTGAAATTAAATCCCAATCCAAAGAAACGGAAGCTGCTGAAAATATCAGAAAGATGTTACTCGCAACTATCAAAGATGTGCGGGTGATGTTAATCAAATTGGCAGACAAAACACATAACGTCCGTACACTAAAATTCCAACCGGAAGAAAAACAAAAACGAATTGCGAAAGAAGTATTGGCTTTGTATGCGCCTATTGCCGGCCGCCTAGGTGTTTATAAAGTTAAGTTTGAGTTGGAAGATTTGGCATTTCAGTCTCTTCATCCAGAAGAATATCAGGAAATTAAAAAACGTGTATCCGCAAAAAAATCGGAACGCGATGAATACATAGAAAAAATTAAAATCATTCTCAAACAAAGGTTGGCTGAGATTAGTATTGATGCTCGCATTGATGGAAGGGCCAAACATTTTTATTCAATTTATAGAAAGATGGTTACAAAGGAAAAATCATTTTCTGAGATTTTTGACCTAAGGGCAGTTCGAATCATCACCAATGAAATTAAAGATTGTTATGGGGTACTTGGAATTGTTCATACTCTCTGGACTCCGATTCCCGGAAGGTTCAAAGATTATATAGCCACTCCGAAAACTAACCTTTATCAGTCTTTACATACAACTGTTTTTGGACCTGATGGCCGCCCCATGGAAGTGCAGATCCGAACTAAGGATATGAATGCCATTGCTGAGAATGGGGTCGCGGCACACTGGGCTTACAAAGAGTCCACCAATCTTTCTAAAACTTCCGTCATTTTGCAGAACGGTGTAGAAAATGCCTTCCGTATGAAGTGGTTGGAAATTTTGAAATCATGGCAAGACCCAAGCCTTGATTCCAAAGAATTTATGGAAGAACTACAATATGATCTCCATGAAGATGAGGTCTTTGTTTTTACTCCTAAAGGCGAAATTATCGAAATGCCAAAGGGCGCGACGGTTCTAGACTATGCATTCCGAATCCATACAGATGTGGGATTACATGCTAGGGGTGGTAAAGTTAATGGGCGAATGGTTACACTTCGTACGGAATTAAAATCAGGAGATCAAGTAGAGATCATTACTGAAAAAAGTTCCAAACCATCACCTATTTGGTTACGTATTGTAAAAACTTCTGGCGCAAGACAAAAGTTACGTGCTTATTTTCGGAAATTACAAGAAGACTCACAAAGGGAAACCATTGGTTCTGTTTTGGAAGCATCAACACCAGCCATTGATGAAAACACAATCAAAGAGATCAAAAAAGTTAAAATCAAAAAAACGAACAAATCAAATCAGCACCAAGAGGAATCAAAAGAGTTTGGGATTTCCGTGGCTGGTTGGAATGATGTTCCTGTTCGAGTAGCTTCTTGTTGTACACCCATCCCAGGTGATGAAATCATTGGTTTTATCACAAGAGGAAGAGGAGTGAGTGTTCATAAAAAAGATTGTACGACTGCGAACAAACAACTCGAGTGGATGAAAACCATTCCTGTTCGTTGGGAAGGGCCAGGAGAACCAATTCCTATCCAAATCGAAGTTCGTGCGAAAGATGTACAAGGAATTTACTTATCGATGGTAGAATCCATCTCCAGCACAGAAACAAATATTTTGGAAGCGGGTGCATCTTCACATCCGAATGGAACATTAACCGCCAAATTTATGTTAGAAGTGGATCATTTAGACCAACTCAAAGAAATTTTAGAAAACTTACGAATGATCCAAGGTGTGGTTTTTGCGGAAAGGGTTAAAAAATAA